One segment of bacterium DNA contains the following:
- a CDS encoding methyl-accepting chemotaxis protein, producing MRMEMRYKLILAFLVVVAVVVFVPYLFDLFGVNEGAWKEFGAASAAIAVGLSLGSLFATGITRDIREMRDVANSISEGDLTLDLTPARRNFEDEFTDLRESFRVMVQRLSILARSLKGSSEDVHDSAQTLSATAEEMNASTEEIAAAIDGISKGAETQASQVERMSGTVHHMAQNLVAVAEKARTSSKVSSEAGFTAEAGRKHAENIIAKIGQVFDSVSRTGDSVMSFGERSKEIGEIVSIITNVAQQTTLLALNATIEAARAGEAGRGFAVVAEEIRKLAANTEQFAERISGIVGRIQNESEQVLLNMKDVTGVLDEGQDTLQTMGESLDEIVKAVMESTSHAQEISQLTEAQSAAASDITGIIDEVSKVAEDNAASTEEVSAATEEQTASMEELAASAQDLTALSDKLRKLSEEFKV from the coding sequence ATGAGAATGGAAATGCGATACAAGTTGATCCTCGCCTTTCTGGTCGTCGTCGCCGTTGTGGTCTTTGTCCCTTACCTCTTCGACCTCTTCGGGGTCAACGAAGGGGCCTGGAAGGAGTTCGGCGCCGCCTCAGCCGCGATCGCTGTGGGCCTTAGCCTCGGCAGCCTTTTCGCAACGGGGATCACGAGGGACATCCGGGAAATGCGGGACGTCGCCAACAGCATCAGCGAGGGAGACCTCACCCTCGACCTGACACCGGCCAGGAGAAACTTCGAGGACGAGTTCACGGATCTGAGGGAATCGTTCCGGGTCATGGTTCAGCGCTTGTCCATTCTCGCCAGGAGTCTCAAGGGTTCTTCCGAAGATGTCCACGATTCGGCCCAGACCCTGTCCGCAACAGCTGAGGAGATGAACGCGTCCACTGAGGAGATCGCCGCTGCCATCGACGGGATCAGCAAGGGCGCGGAGACACAGGCCAGCCAGGTGGAGCGGATGTCCGGCACTGTCCATCACATGGCCCAGAACCTCGTGGCCGTAGCCGAAAAGGCGAGGACCTCCTCCAAGGTGTCTTCAGAGGCTGGTTTTACCGCGGAAGCGGGCAGGAAACATGCCGAAAACATCATCGCCAAGATCGGCCAGGTTTTCGACTCGGTTTCAAGGACCGGGGATTCGGTCATGAGTTTTGGAGAGAGGAGCAAGGAGATCGGGGAGATCGTCAGTATCATCACCAACGTGGCCCAGCAGACCACGCTCCTGGCCCTGAACGCCACTATCGAGGCTGCACGCGCCGGGGAGGCAGGTCGCGGTTTCGCGGTGGTCGCCGAGGAGATCCGGAAACTGGCCGCCAATACCGAACAGTTCGCCGAACGCATCTCGGGCATTGTTGGAAGGATCCAGAACGAGAGCGAGCAGGTCCTCCTGAACATGAAGGATGTGACGGGAGTTCTCGACGAGGGCCAGGACACCCTCCAGACGATGGGAGAGTCCCTGGACGAGATCGTCAAGGCGGTCATGGAATCCACCTCCCATGCACAGGAGATATCCCAGCTGACGGAGGCCCAGAGTGCGGCTGCCAGTGACATCACCGGTATTATCGACGAAGTTTCCAAGGTTGCCGAGGACAACGCCGCCTCCACGGAGGAAGTGTCGGCCGCCACAGAGGAACAGACCGCTTCCATGGAGGAACTCGCGGCTTCGGCCCAGGACCTGACGGCTCTCTCCGACAAGCTGAGAAAACTGTCAGAGGAGTTCAAGGTCTGA
- a CDS encoding chemotaxis protein CheC, with product MTDGSASRATLSDKQVEAIREVAAIAAAQTGNALGRLSRLPVGITSSEVLTLKLEEIPSLFGGLNAPAIGVLVPFQGDLEGNALLLFPEAGVEALEEVLLGRDRDGDEDLKLSAFAEIGNILTGNLLTVLSSLSDRILISLPPCPVQDMAGAILDAVLADIGSATDEVTVLVFNLAASSGGSLVRSVFLPGDAGIELLLEAAGRLESGS from the coding sequence ATGACAGACGGATCTGCCTCACGAGCGACCCTTTCTGATAAACAGGTCGAGGCTATAAGGGAGGTGGCGGCCATTGCCGCTGCCCAGACCGGGAACGCTCTGGGCAGGCTTTCCCGACTGCCTGTGGGCATTACATCATCCGAGGTCCTGACCCTGAAGCTGGAGGAGATCCCTTCCCTGTTCGGTGGGCTGAACGCTCCGGCAATCGGTGTCCTCGTACCTTTTCAGGGCGACCTGGAGGGAAACGCCCTGCTCCTGTTTCCCGAGGCGGGAGTGGAGGCTCTGGAGGAAGTTCTCCTGGGTCGGGACAGGGACGGCGACGAGGATCTGAAACTTTCCGCATTTGCCGAGATCGGCAACATCCTGACGGGCAACCTGCTCACCGTTTTGTCCAGCCTTTCAGACAGGATCCTGATCAGCCTTCCGCCCTGTCCCGTTCAGGATATGGCCGGGGCGATCCTGGACGCTGTCCTGGCTGATATCGGTTCTGCCACCGACGAGGTGACAGTGCTGGTCTTCAACCTCGCTGCCAGTTCGGGAGGCAGCCTCGTACGATCCGTTTTTCTGCCGGGGGACGCCGGTATTGAGCTCCTCCTGGAGGCCGCCGGACGGCTGGAATCCGGTTCATGA
- a CDS encoding chemotaxis protein CheW — MTDPVILESNSEEKSRHPEHEVVMCTVGKEYFALPLEAMAEIYKAADITPLPLSPAFMTGVINVHGNLASVLSLAGLLGLSETPGVDGLLLILTAEYGGFALLIDSTTGFTAYTTLEEVARDNVEDDSSVAFIEGVFRDKGKLVSLINPGKLRVWIDSEFTKGDN, encoded by the coding sequence ATGACTGACCCTGTGATCCTGGAAAGCAATTCCGAGGAAAAAAGCCGGCACCCTGAGCACGAGGTGGTCATGTGCACCGTGGGGAAAGAATATTTTGCCCTGCCCCTTGAGGCCATGGCCGAGATCTACAAGGCTGCTGACATCACGCCGCTGCCGTTGTCACCTGCCTTCATGACGGGCGTGATCAACGTTCACGGCAACCTGGCCTCGGTGCTCTCACTTGCCGGGCTCCTGGGTCTTTCCGAAACTCCCGGCGTTGATGGGCTCCTGCTCATCCTGACAGCGGAATACGGAGGGTTCGCTCTTCTCATAGACAGCACCACCGGGTTCACCGCCTACACGACCCTGGAAGAGGTTGCCAGGGACAATGTGGAAGACGACAGCTCTGTTGCGTTTATCGAGGGCGTTTTCCGTGACAAAGGAAAACTTGTATCACTGATCAACCCTGGAAAGCTCCGGGTCTGGATCGACAGTGAGTTCACGAAAGGGGATAACTGA
- a CDS encoding response regulator — MAIKVLIVDDAMFMRNMIAEIFNGKNYSGEKYEVVAEAENGIEAVERYKEHTPDIVTMDIVMPEMTGIEALREIMHLNPAANVIMCSALGQDSLVMEALDAGAKDFIVKPFQPEKVLDVVVRILDETRGA; from the coding sequence ATGGCTATCAAGGTGTTGATCGTTGACGATGCCATGTTCATGCGCAACATGATCGCGGAGATCTTCAACGGGAAGAATTACAGCGGTGAGAAGTATGAGGTCGTCGCCGAAGCGGAAAACGGCATTGAGGCTGTTGAAAGGTACAAGGAGCACACCCCTGATATCGTCACCATGGATATCGTCATGCCCGAGATGACCGGGATCGAGGCGCTGCGGGAGATCATGCACCTCAATCCCGCCGCCAACGTGATCATGTGCAGCGCCCTGGGCCAGGACAGCCTGGTCATGGAGGCTCTGGACGCCGGCGCGAAAGATTTTATCGTCAAACCGTTCCAGCCGGAAAAGGTCCTCGATGTCGTCGTAAGGATCCTGGACGAGACCCGCGGCGCCTGA
- a CDS encoding chemotaxis protein CheA translates to MDMSKYKDLFISEAREHVQGMSNCILVLEKEPGSEGSINELFRHAHSVKGMSASMGYGIIAELSHQLEDMMDTVRKGQTAISSPIIDILLEGMDILDKLVDAVEQDKGLDELQTSALLSRIRGVIDGTAPGEQAVPTQPGPASEPEPEPIPEAKAGTADQPTGPGPIGPGTAEEGEIVLRFQIAEDSLVPAARAYLAVRKLESLGTITRCEPSLEEIKSGNYPGRVTVSLVGADEQKVVKTLQSLAEMGEVEVSASRREGVETPGLSPGAPVSPATAPLAEVSKPKMEPSSATSAHAKTVRISTLLLDTFINLIGELIVTKGRLKDLLAGSGSRDVDQVLTRLDHLVGGLHSEVMKVRMMPLETVTQRLPRVVRDLARQRGKQVSLEVIGADIELDRVILEELGDPLIHILRNAVDHGLEDARERASAGKDETGRIVLRAYRERDMVYVEVIDDGRGMDLHRIKAKAVEKGILSREQAKVISEEETVMLVSRPGFSTATEITDVSGRGVGMDVVQSAVEGLGGSLSIESSTGEGTTFTLRLPLTVAIVKMLLVSVRDHTFAVPITRVARTIRVTEGEVSESQGRRYLDLDEDLISLFDLGQLLDIQSPMNGRPVYNVVLVEATNRVVGLVVDSVVGQVDIVVKPLCYPIQYLKRYSGMTVLGDGRIVPILDLGNLF, encoded by the coding sequence ATGGACATGTCCAAATACAAAGATCTTTTTATTTCCGAAGCCAGGGAACATGTCCAGGGGATGAGTAACTGTATCCTGGTCCTTGAGAAGGAACCCGGGTCTGAGGGCAGCATCAACGAGCTCTTTCGTCACGCCCACTCCGTCAAGGGGATGTCGGCATCCATGGGCTATGGGATCATCGCGGAGCTGAGCCACCAGCTCGAAGACATGATGGACACGGTCCGCAAGGGGCAGACAGCGATCTCATCACCGATCATCGACATCCTCCTCGAGGGGATGGATATCCTGGATAAACTGGTGGACGCGGTGGAGCAGGACAAGGGCCTGGATGAGCTCCAGACATCCGCCCTGCTTTCCAGGATCAGGGGGGTCATCGATGGGACCGCCCCGGGGGAGCAGGCGGTCCCGACCCAGCCCGGGCCTGCCTCGGAACCTGAACCTGAACCAATCCCCGAAGCTAAAGCCGGGACGGCCGACCAGCCCACGGGACCTGGTCCGATCGGACCGGGCACAGCGGAAGAGGGTGAAATAGTGCTCCGGTTCCAGATCGCCGAGGACAGCCTCGTCCCGGCCGCCCGGGCCTACCTGGCTGTCAGAAAACTTGAATCCCTGGGCACGATAACCCGTTGTGAACCTTCCCTCGAGGAGATCAAGTCAGGGAACTATCCCGGGCGAGTCACGGTGAGCCTGGTGGGCGCCGATGAGCAGAAGGTGGTCAAAACCTTGCAGTCACTGGCCGAAATGGGTGAGGTCGAGGTTTCCGCCTCCCGCAGGGAGGGGGTGGAAACGCCCGGTCTGTCACCAGGAGCGCCCGTTTCCCCGGCAACGGCTCCGCTGGCCGAGGTTTCGAAGCCGAAGATGGAACCGTCCTCAGCGACATCTGCTCATGCCAAGACTGTCCGTATCAGCACCCTCCTTCTCGACACCTTCATCAACCTGATCGGTGAACTCATCGTGACCAAGGGACGCCTGAAAGATCTGCTCGCCGGCAGTGGCTCAAGGGATGTGGACCAGGTTCTGACCAGGCTCGATCACCTGGTGGGCGGTCTTCACAGTGAAGTGATGAAGGTCAGGATGATGCCCCTGGAAACGGTGACCCAGAGACTGCCAAGGGTCGTGCGTGATCTTGCCCGCCAACGGGGCAAACAGGTCAGCCTGGAAGTCATCGGTGCTGACATCGAACTTGACAGGGTCATCCTCGAGGAGTTGGGTGACCCCCTCATCCATATCCTCAGGAACGCCGTCGACCATGGGCTTGAGGATGCCAGGGAAAGGGCATCGGCCGGGAAAGATGAGACAGGCAGGATCGTCCTGAGAGCCTACCGTGAGAGGGATATGGTTTACGTCGAGGTCATTGATGACGGGCGCGGCATGGACCTGCACCGGATCAAGGCCAAGGCTGTGGAGAAGGGGATCTTGTCCCGCGAACAGGCCAAAGTCATCAGCGAAGAGGAGACGGTGATGCTGGTGTCGCGTCCGGGATTTTCCACTGCCACCGAGATCACGGATGTTTCCGGGCGCGGAGTCGGGATGGATGTCGTCCAGTCCGCAGTTGAGGGCCTGGGAGGTTCACTGTCCATCGAGAGCAGTACCGGAGAGGGCACCACGTTTACCCTCAGGCTGCCTCTGACGGTGGCCATCGTCAAGATGCTGCTTGTTTCGGTCAGGGACCACACCTTTGCCGTTCCCATCACCAGGGTGGCGAGAACCATCCGGGTTACAGAAGGAGAAGTCAGCGAGAGCCAGGGAAGGCGTTATCTGGATCTCGACGAAGATCTCATTTCCCTGTTCGATCTCGGCCAGTTACTCGATATCCAGTCGCCCATGAACGGCCGGCCCGTCTACAATGTCGTCCTGGTGGAGGCGACCAACCGTGTCGTCGGCCTTGTCGTCGACAGCGTTGTCGGCCAGGTGGACATTGTCGTCAAACCGCTGTGCTATCCGATCCAGTACCTCAAACGGTACTCCGGGATGACGGTCCTCGGTGACGGGCGCATCGTGCCGATCCTTGATCTGGGTAACCTCTTTTAG
- a CDS encoding protein-glutamate O-methyltransferase CheR has product MVAVKASQVGHLPEKDRWAFEALKELLIREKGFDLEAYKERCILRRIYLKVRSKGHADLGSYYRELSRDREELERLFQYMTINVTEFFRNPTAFAYLERSVLPRLVAEHSVYGHFRVWSAGCSSGEEPYSLAIVLLRAKKRHRIQTPFTVLATDVDDRILARGKVGRYGLEALKNLEDEDIREYFVEEEGSFSVSDEVRERVTFRTEDILRDNPVKAQSLVVCRNLLIYFSRENQERVISGFSRKLHPGGFLMLGKAETLIGRNRLFFQSISPTERIYRLRDMPLADGNVQPGPIDL; this is encoded by the coding sequence TTGGTAGCGGTCAAGGCTTCCCAGGTCGGTCATCTCCCGGAAAAGGACAGGTGGGCTTTCGAGGCCCTCAAGGAGCTCCTGATCCGGGAAAAGGGGTTCGATCTGGAGGCCTACAAGGAGAGGTGTATCCTGAGAAGGATCTACCTCAAGGTCCGTTCCAAGGGACACGCCGACCTGGGTTCTTATTACCGGGAGCTGTCCAGGGACCGGGAAGAGCTGGAACGTTTGTTCCAGTACATGACCATCAACGTCACCGAGTTCTTCCGCAATCCCACCGCGTTCGCATACCTCGAGAGAAGCGTCCTCCCGAGGCTGGTGGCGGAACACAGCGTTTACGGTCATTTCAGGGTCTGGAGCGCGGGATGCTCAAGCGGGGAGGAACCGTACAGCCTGGCTATCGTTCTTCTCAGAGCCAAAAAACGGCACCGGATCCAGACACCCTTCACCGTCCTGGCCACCGATGTTGACGACAGGATCCTCGCCAGGGGAAAGGTGGGGAGATACGGCCTGGAGGCACTCAAGAACCTTGAGGACGAGGATATCAGAGAGTACTTTGTTGAAGAGGAAGGGAGTTTCAGCGTCAGCGACGAGGTGAGGGAACGTGTTACATTCCGCACCGAGGATATCCTCAGGGATAACCCCGTTAAGGCCCAGAGCCTTGTCGTCTGCAGGAACCTTCTGATCTATTTTTCACGGGAGAACCAGGAAAGGGTCATCAGCGGATTCTCCCGCAAGCTGCACCCCGGCGGTTTCCTCATGCTGGGCAAAGCCGAAACGCTCATCGGGCGGAACAGGCTCTTTTTCCAGAGCATATCGCCCACCGAGCGGATCTACCGGCTCAGGGATATGCCTCTGGCTGACGGGAACGTACAGCCTGGCCCGATAGACCTTTAA
- a CDS encoding chemotaxis protein CheD — MKPVVVGISEFRLAWRPVKLVTYGLGSCVAVVLFARDEGIGSMAHIMLPMAYGNNDTDTPGKFADTAVAGMVRMMEQQGISPPGIVAKITGGADMFAGQFKGKGRRIGARNILAARKALDNFGIRLVAQDVGGTVGRSVEFMTDTGVLTVRTLRGGMKEL, encoded by the coding sequence ATGAAACCGGTTGTCGTGGGTATATCGGAGTTTCGCCTGGCCTGGCGGCCCGTAAAACTGGTTACCTATGGTCTGGGATCCTGCGTGGCAGTGGTCCTGTTTGCCCGTGATGAGGGCATCGGGTCCATGGCCCACATCATGCTGCCCATGGCCTATGGCAATAACGATACGGACACCCCGGGCAAATTCGCGGACACGGCCGTTGCCGGTATGGTCCGGATGATGGAGCAGCAGGGAATATCGCCTCCCGGGATCGTTGCGAAGATAACCGGAGGGGCCGATATGTTCGCCGGGCAGTTCAAGGGTAAGGGGAGGCGGATCGGGGCTCGGAACATCCTGGCTGCCAGAAAGGCCCTGGACAATTTCGGCATTCGTCTGGTGGCACAGGATGTTGGGGGGACAGTGGGAAGGAGTGTCGAATTCATGACCGATACCGGGGTCCTGACCGTCAGGACCCTGAGAGGGGGAATGAAGGAGCTGTAA